One window from the genome of Mucilaginibacter ginsenosidivorans encodes:
- a CDS encoding SCO family protein → MKKLVLGFLVVIVWSACKSNSGNKMTLPIFGSRRAVSKVVDGKTEVDTIYQTIPKFGFINQYGDSITNKSLDGDIYVADFFFTTCPSICPIMARNMLKVYDTYKSDGNFKILSHTIDPKHDSVPVLKKYADKLGVNGNTWWFVQGKKEETYDIAEKNYLVAVKKDSTAAGGYVHAGYFVLVDKQKRIRGAYDGTDPKQVDQLIEDIKALRAEPDEVIVQ, encoded by the coding sequence ATGAAAAAGCTGGTTTTAGGATTTTTAGTAGTAATAGTGTGGAGTGCCTGCAAATCAAATTCCGGCAATAAAATGACCCTGCCCATTTTTGGCAGCAGGCGGGCCGTTTCTAAAGTAGTCGACGGCAAAACGGAAGTGGATACTATTTATCAAACCATCCCTAAATTCGGTTTTATAAACCAATATGGCGACAGTATCACCAACAAAAGCCTTGATGGCGACATTTATGTGGCCGACTTTTTCTTTACCACTTGTCCTTCTATCTGTCCCATTATGGCCCGCAATATGCTAAAGGTATATGATACCTATAAAAGCGACGGAAACTTCAAGATCCTGTCACATACGATCGATCCGAAGCACGACAGCGTACCTGTACTTAAGAAATATGCAGATAAATTAGGCGTAAACGGCAATACCTGGTGGTTTGTGCAGGGAAAAAAGGAGGAAACCTACGACATAGCCGAGAAGAACTACCTGGTTGCGGTAAAAAAGGATAGCACCGCTGCGGGTGGTTATGTTCATGCAGGTTATTTTGTGTTGGTGGATAAGCAAAAACGTATTCGCGGCGCTTATGATGGCACAGACCCAAAACAAGTTGATCAGTTGATAGAAGACATTAAAGCGCTCCGGGCTGAACCTGACGAAGTTATTGTACAATGA
- a CDS encoding Y-family DNA polymerase, translated as MQKRFVSIWFRHLLADWFTLRRPELKTVPFIIVEPSGGRILVVAANYLAEKQGITAGMAAADAKAIVPSLKVIDHLPGQNAKLLKALGEWCIRYTPLVAIDLPDGLILDVSGCPHLWGGERAYLGNIIRVLRSKGYDARGAMADTAGAAWAVARFAKKDPIVEPGKQTEALLTLPPAALRLDDIVIERLTKLGFYSIQGFMGIGRSVLRRRFGPELLLRLNQALGMEDEHLELLEPVIPYHERLPCLEPIRTVTGIEIAIRQLLELLCHRLQKDGMGLRTAILKCYRVDGQVLQVSIGTGLPSHYTNHLFKLFELKIPTIEPGLGIELFTLDAPKVEEVEPGQEALWGGNECSLEDNRLAELLDKLSNKIGAAAIKRYLPQEHHWPERSIKIATSLTEKPTTVWRTAQPRPSLILPRPEPIEVMVKTPDYPPKFFIYKGQKHNVIKSDGPERIEHEWWIEEGEHRDYYYVEDNQGQRYWLFRLGHYDNDKNRQWFLHGFFA; from the coding sequence ATGCAAAAGCGCTTTGTTTCCATATGGTTTCGTCATTTACTGGCGGACTGGTTCACCCTCCGCCGGCCCGAACTAAAGACTGTCCCTTTTATTATTGTCGAGCCTTCGGGCGGGCGTATACTGGTTGTAGCCGCCAATTACCTGGCCGAAAAGCAAGGCATTACTGCGGGTATGGCTGCCGCCGATGCCAAAGCTATTGTGCCGTCATTAAAAGTAATAGATCATTTGCCGGGCCAGAATGCTAAATTGTTGAAGGCTTTGGGCGAATGGTGTATCCGATATACCCCCCTGGTAGCAATTGACCTTCCCGATGGGTTGATACTGGATGTATCGGGCTGCCCGCATTTGTGGGGCGGCGAAAGGGCCTACCTGGGGAATATTATCCGGGTACTGCGCAGCAAAGGTTATGATGCACGCGGGGCAATGGCCGATACCGCAGGTGCAGCCTGGGCCGTGGCCCGTTTCGCAAAGAAAGACCCGATAGTGGAGCCCGGCAAACAAACGGAAGCATTATTAACGTTACCGCCGGCGGCATTGCGCCTGGACGACATCGTCATTGAGCGCCTTACCAAACTGGGGTTCTATAGCATACAGGGCTTTATGGGTATAGGCCGTTCCGTATTACGCCGCCGCTTCGGGCCGGAGCTATTGCTCAGGCTTAACCAGGCACTGGGCATGGAGGATGAACACCTGGAGTTATTGGAGCCTGTGATACCATACCACGAACGCTTACCCTGCCTTGAACCCATCCGTACCGTCACGGGTATCGAAATAGCCATCAGGCAGTTACTGGAGCTACTTTGCCATCGGCTGCAAAAAGATGGCATGGGTCTGCGAACAGCCATTTTAAAATGTTACCGGGTCGACGGTCAGGTATTGCAGGTAAGCATCGGAACAGGTTTGCCATCACATTACACCAATCATTTATTCAAACTATTCGAACTTAAAATACCAACCATTGAGCCGGGGCTGGGCATCGAATTATTCACGCTTGATGCACCAAAAGTGGAGGAAGTTGAACCCGGACAGGAAGCCTTATGGGGAGGTAACGAGTGCAGCCTGGAAGATAACCGTTTGGCAGAGCTGCTGGACAAACTGAGCAATAAAATAGGTGCTGCCGCAATAAAACGTTATCTGCCGCAGGAACATCACTGGCCCGAAAGATCGATCAAAATAGCAACATCGTTAACAGAAAAACCAACCACGGTATGGCGTACGGCACAACCACGCCCATCATTGATACTTCCCCGACCGGAGCCTATTGAAGTGATGGTAAAAACGCCGGATTATCCGCCTAAGTTTTTTATATATAAAGGGCAAAAGCACAATGTTATAAAATCAGATGGCCCCGAACGCATTGAGCACGAGTGGTGGATAGAAGAAGGTGAGCATCGCGATTATTATTATGTAGAGGACAACCAGGGGCAGCGTTACTGGCTGTTCAGGTTGGGACATTACGATAATGATAAAAACCGGCAATGGTTTTTACATGGATTTTTTGCCTGA
- a CDS encoding sterol desaturase family protein, with amino-acid sequence MTHQHPIWIAYLVTALRYFIFAGLTYMVFYIWKKQKFGRYKIQPAEPKKSAVSTELKYSISTIFIFATVTLLVLRSPLNEYTRIYKNFSDHSAWYFIFSVFAAIFIHDTYFYWTHRLMHWKYIFPYVHHIHHKSHNPTPLAAFSFHPIEALVEIGVLPLIVLVMPIHPIALGIFGTYMIVLNVIGHLGYELMPESFMQQPVLRLMNTSTHHNMHHHYSKCNYGLYFSVWDRLMGTLHKQYETQFKNIAQRARRANQQQVNKQLNIIDS; translated from the coding sequence ATGACACATCAACATCCCATTTGGATAGCCTACCTGGTAACTGCACTGCGGTACTTTATATTCGCAGGACTAACTTACATGGTGTTCTATATCTGGAAGAAACAAAAGTTCGGCAGATATAAGATACAACCGGCAGAACCTAAGAAGAGCGCCGTTAGCACCGAATTGAAATATTCCATTTCCACCATTTTTATTTTTGCTACAGTTACTTTATTGGTTCTGCGCTCGCCACTGAATGAATACACCAGGATCTATAAGAATTTTAGCGACCATTCTGCCTGGTATTTTATTTTCAGTGTGTTTGCAGCAATATTTATTCACGATACTTATTTCTACTGGACACACAGGCTGATGCACTGGAAATATATTTTCCCCTATGTGCATCATATCCATCATAAAAGCCATAATCCTACCCCTCTTGCGGCATTTTCATTTCATCCTATCGAAGCATTGGTCGAGATAGGGGTATTGCCCCTTATCGTATTAGTAATGCCCATACACCCTATCGCTTTGGGAATATTTGGCACCTACATGATCGTGCTAAATGTGATAGGCCATTTGGGGTACGAACTGATGCCTGAGAGTTTTATGCAACAACCCGTTTTGAGGCTGATGAATACATCCACCCATCATAATATGCATCATCATTACAGCAAATGTAATTACGGTCTCTATTTCAGCGTGTGGGACAGGCTGATGGGGACGCTGCATAAGCAATACGAAACCCAATTTAAAAACATAGCCCAAAGGGCCCGAAGAGCTAATCAACAACAAGTAAATAAACAATTAAACATCATCGATTCTTAA
- a CDS encoding c-type cytochrome, with translation MIYRVTSFIVVLLGILLALSCENDHTLEFKRYYSIGAEVYQTHCQNCHGTNGQGLLALVPPLNDSTYLKNNKASLACYVRSGLKDTIVVNGKNFEDVMPPNDIAPMQIAQVLTYVGNSFGNKIGTITEEQVTANLAACK, from the coding sequence ATGATTTACAGGGTAACCAGCTTTATCGTAGTACTGTTGGGTATACTTCTCGCCTTGTCCTGTGAGAACGATCACACGCTCGAGTTCAAACGATATTATTCCATCGGCGCCGAGGTTTATCAAACCCATTGCCAAAACTGTCATGGTACCAATGGCCAGGGACTATTAGCGCTGGTTCCCCCATTGAACGATTCAACCTATCTTAAAAATAATAAGGCATCCTTAGCCTGCTACGTGCGTTCAGGCTTAAAAGACACAATAGTTGTCAACGGAAAAAACTTTGAAGACGTTATGCCTCCAAACGACATCGCCCCTATGCAAATAGCGCAGGTGCTAACCTACGTTGGTAATTCATTCGGAAACAAGATCGGGACGATCACCGAGGAACAGGTGACAGCTAACTTAGCTGCATGTAAATAA
- a CDS encoding sigma-54-dependent transcriptional regulator, with the protein MAKILIIDDERAIRSTLREILEYENYEVDDVDNGVDGISMIETGDYDLVLCDIKMNRMDGMEVLTEGLALKPDLPFIMISGHGTVETAVEASKKGAFDFISKPPDLNRLLITVRNALDRGSLVSEAKVLKRKVSKVRPILGESQAIMKIKETIDRVGPTEARVLVTGANGSGKELVARWLHEKSSRASAPLIEVNCAAIPSELIESELFGHEKGSFTSAVKQRIGKFESAHGGTLFLDEIGDMSHSAQAKVLRALQESKITRVGGEKEIEVDVRVIAATNKDLLKEIEAGNFRMDLYHRLSVILIHVPPLVDRKDDIPLLTQNFLEEICNEYGMPTKKVSDSALEALKALPWTGNIRELRNMVERLIILSDKTITENDVRSFANPAGPVTAINGSAPAPQTDFEQFANFQEYKDFAEREYIKFKLEKNNWNVSKTADDIDIQRSHLYSKIEKYGLKRGE; encoded by the coding sequence ATGGCTAAAATTCTAATAATTGATGATGAACGGGCTATTCGCAGCACCCTTCGCGAGATACTGGAATATGAAAATTACGAAGTTGACGATGTAGATAACGGTGTCGATGGTATCTCGATGATCGAAACCGGCGACTACGACCTGGTGCTCTGCGACATCAAAATGAACCGGATGGACGGCATGGAGGTACTGACCGAAGGGCTGGCATTAAAACCCGATCTGCCATTTATAATGATATCCGGCCACGGTACTGTTGAAACGGCGGTTGAGGCCAGTAAGAAAGGCGCGTTCGACTTTATTTCCAAACCACCTGACCTGAACCGTTTGCTCATCACCGTGCGCAACGCCTTAGACCGGGGGAGCCTGGTAAGCGAAGCCAAAGTATTAAAGCGTAAGGTGTCTAAGGTAAGGCCAATTTTAGGCGAGTCTCAGGCCATCATGAAAATAAAGGAAACTATCGACCGGGTCGGCCCTACCGAAGCCCGTGTGTTAGTAACCGGCGCCAACGGCAGTGGCAAGGAACTGGTGGCACGCTGGCTGCACGAAAAGTCGAGCCGCGCCAGTGCCCCCCTGATCGAGGTGAATTGCGCCGCCATTCCTTCCGAATTAATAGAAAGCGAATTATTCGGTCACGAAAAAGGGTCCTTTACTTCGGCAGTAAAGCAGCGGATCGGTAAGTTTGAATCGGCTCATGGCGGCACGCTTTTTCTTGACGAAATTGGCGACATGAGCCACTCGGCGCAGGCCAAAGTACTTCGTGCTTTGCAGGAAAGTAAAATAACCCGTGTAGGCGGTGAAAAAGAAATTGAAGTAGACGTAAGGGTAATAGCGGCAACAAATAAGGACCTGCTAAAAGAAATAGAAGCAGGCAATTTCCGCATGGACCTTTACCACCGTTTAAGCGTTATCCTTATACATGTACCGCCCCTGGTCGATCGTAAAGACGACATACCATTGTTAACGCAGAATTTCCTTGAAGAGATATGTAACGAATATGGCATGCCCACCAAAAAAGTGTCCGACAGTGCGTTGGAGGCCCTTAAAGCTTTACCATGGACAGGTAATATCCGTGAGTTACGGAACATGGTCGAGCGGCTTATCATTTTAAGTGATAAAACTATTACCGAAAACGATGTCAGGTCCTTTGCCAATCCTGCCGGGCCGGTTACGGCGATAAATGGATCGGCGCCCGCTCCACAAACGGATTTTGAACAGTTTGCCAATTTCCAGGAGTACAAGGACTTTGCCGAGCGCGAGTACATCAAATTCAAACTGGAAAAAAACAATTGGAACGTATCAAAAACAGCCGATGATATTGACATACAGCGGAGCCACTTGTACAGTAAAATAGAGAAATACGGTTTAAAGCGCGGCGAATAG
- a CDS encoding ImuA family protein, whose protein sequence is MLPRFYQMQATKQDTINKLRKDILLLEGFKPALADGAGSLGLGCIEAAFPNGVFPVGAIHEMLCPTPEHLAACTGFMAGTLSALASKGGVCLWINRYQRLFPPSLSFFNMPPHHFIFVDVKQEKDALWVMEEALKCEGLTAVIAELQTITFAQSRRLQLAVERSKVTGFILHNDPQKARASTCVARWQVTQLESEIEEGLPGVWFPRWQVELLKVRNGKPGSWAVSWDGSGFTILEEGAKIIQLPQRKAG, encoded by the coding sequence TTGTTACCCAGGTTTTACCAGATGCAGGCCACCAAGCAAGATACGATCAATAAGCTGCGTAAAGATATTTTACTGTTGGAGGGCTTTAAGCCGGCTTTGGCTGATGGGGCCGGCAGCCTTGGTTTGGGTTGTATTGAAGCTGCTTTCCCCAATGGAGTTTTCCCGGTTGGCGCCATACATGAAATGCTTTGCCCCACGCCCGAGCACCTTGCCGCATGTACCGGTTTTATGGCCGGTACGTTATCGGCGCTAGCCTCCAAAGGCGGAGTATGCCTGTGGATCAACCGGTATCAGCGGTTGTTCCCTCCATCGCTGTCATTTTTTAATATGCCGCCGCATCATTTCATTTTTGTAGATGTAAAGCAGGAAAAGGATGCTCTTTGGGTAATGGAAGAGGCTTTGAAATGTGAAGGCCTTACAGCCGTGATAGCCGAACTGCAAACTATCACTTTCGCACAATCACGACGATTACAACTGGCTGTTGAACGCAGTAAAGTAACCGGGTTTATACTCCATAACGATCCCCAAAAAGCAAGAGCTTCAACCTGTGTCGCACGCTGGCAGGTTACCCAGCTCGAAAGCGAAATTGAAGAAGGTTTGCCGGGTGTATGGTTCCCGCGCTGGCAGGTTGAACTGCTTAAGGTAAGGAACGGAAAACCGGGTAGCTGGGCTGTTTCATGGGATGGTAGCGGCTTTACTATACTTGAAGAGGGAGCGAAAATCATTCAATTGCCCCAACGTAAAGCAGGCTGA
- a CDS encoding sensor histidine kinase: MPNSFKQFSVALQIAFWAVLFSIVLYVSASNTSDVPEALERIILVFGCHVITFYACYSFVVPRYFEAKKYASTVIAFVLLFMILTPIRILIEQHFANVHVFAVNLKHRNGVGFGLIVFSEIAVGAFACLVRLAASSLAHRQKMEAMKSMHLESELRFLKSQMSPHFLFNTINNIYSLTLVKSDKAPKFLLKLSGLLRYLLYECDKQVTYRQEENALQLYAELFQLRYDTPLRLSITLDVEQKDKLMEPMLLIPILENAFKYSGLGINESSYVNLYVREVNGKLFISCENNIDTKNAPDQPGGIGLSNIRKRLDMAYPGAYEFNISDATKIFILHLTIPLP; the protein is encoded by the coding sequence ATGCCAAATTCGTTCAAGCAATTTTCCGTCGCCCTGCAGATAGCCTTTTGGGCGGTGTTGTTCAGTATTGTGCTCTACGTATCAGCCTCCAACACGTCCGACGTACCCGAAGCATTGGAAAGGATAATACTGGTTTTCGGGTGTCATGTGATCACGTTCTATGCCTGTTACAGCTTTGTGGTGCCACGGTATTTTGAGGCAAAGAAGTATGCCTCGACAGTAATAGCATTTGTGCTGCTGTTTATGATTCTTACCCCGATACGGATATTGATCGAACAGCATTTTGCCAATGTTCACGTTTTTGCCGTCAATCTAAAGCACAGGAATGGGGTAGGCTTTGGCCTGATAGTTTTCTCCGAAATAGCAGTGGGGGCATTTGCGTGTCTTGTGCGGCTGGCGGCCAGCAGCCTGGCCCACCGTCAGAAAATGGAAGCGATGAAAAGCATGCACCTCGAGAGCGAGTTACGCTTTCTAAAATCGCAGATGTCACCGCATTTCCTGTTCAACACCATCAACAATATTTATTCACTTACGCTGGTAAAATCGGATAAGGCACCGAAATTTTTACTTAAGCTATCGGGATTGCTGCGCTATTTGCTTTACGAATGCGACAAGCAGGTTACTTACCGGCAGGAGGAAAATGCGCTACAGCTTTATGCGGAACTTTTCCAATTGCGTTACGATACCCCACTCCGGTTAAGCATTACGCTTGATGTGGAACAGAAGGATAAATTGATGGAGCCTATGCTTTTAATACCGATACTTGAAAATGCCTTTAAGTACTCAGGGTTGGGGATAAATGAGAGTTCGTACGTTAACCTGTATGTTCGTGAAGTGAACGGGAAACTTTTTATAAGCTGCGAAAATAATATTGATACAAAGAACGCCCCCGACCAACCAGGGGGAATAGGTTTGAGCAATATCCGTAAACGGCTTGATATGGCTTACCCGGGGGCCTACGAGTTCAACATATCCGATGCTACCAAGATATTTATCCTTCACTTAACTATCCCGTTGCCATGA
- a CDS encoding LytR/AlgR family response regulator transcription factor, whose translation MKLNCVIIDDEYLAIEVLKVYCAQVETLSVEQTFKKPGEALEWLQKNKTDILFLDIEMPKLNGFEVLAGLERPPIVILTTAYQHFAVKAFDLEMLDYLVKPIEFERFEKAVNRAAEYIALRKEGEEEENDGHLLIKSDYKLSKVPFNSIQYIEGLGEYVKIYTPDKTFITLAAIKDLEQSLPEKGFVRIHKSYIVAIKSIISYSKTEVKITGNIKLPVGRVFKNSFIEALK comes from the coding sequence ATGAAGCTGAACTGCGTGATAATTGATGACGAATACCTGGCCATTGAGGTGCTAAAGGTATACTGTGCGCAGGTGGAAACGTTGTCGGTTGAGCAGACCTTTAAAAAGCCCGGGGAAGCTTTGGAATGGCTTCAGAAAAATAAAACCGATATTCTTTTCCTCGATATTGAGATGCCAAAACTGAATGGTTTTGAAGTATTGGCCGGGCTGGAGCGACCGCCCATAGTTATACTGACCACTGCGTACCAGCATTTCGCTGTAAAGGCATTCGATCTCGAAATGCTGGACTATCTGGTAAAACCAATTGAATTTGAACGATTTGAAAAGGCGGTTAACCGGGCTGCCGAATATATCGCTTTACGAAAAGAAGGAGAGGAGGAAGAAAATGATGGCCATCTCCTCATTAAATCGGACTATAAGCTTAGCAAGGTTCCTTTTAATTCCATTCAGTATATCGAAGGTTTGGGCGAGTATGTAAAAATATATACACCCGATAAAACCTTTATCACCTTAGCAGCCATTAAGGACCTTGAACAAAGTTTACCTGAAAAGGGGTTTGTCCGGATACACAAAAGCTATATCGTCGCTATTAAAAGTATCATATCCTACAGCAAAACAGAAGTAAAAATAACGGGCAATATCAAATTGCCCGTTGGAAGAGTCTTTAAGAATAGCTTTATTGAAGCGCTGAAATAA
- a CDS encoding error-prone DNA polymerase: protein MKYSELQVTSNFSFLRGGSHPEELVREAIRLGYKAIAITDRNTVAGVVRAFKVAKAANDSQDEKEKIQFIPACRLDLLDGTSLLAYPTNITAWGRLCALLSKGNLRAEKGECHLYKQDVFEHAEGIKFIMVPPSSLNSRFDFDDDFKKDVNEYRKVFGSELYIAACRAYAGDDAKWLYRIAQLKVPMVATNNVYYHLAERRRLQDVVTCVREKCTIHNAGFKLHPNAERHLKSIDEMERLFRDYPDAIERIEEITGACNFSLDELKYLEPEWKSPDGRTADEHLAEHTWAGAKKRMGDRMKPQHFDQIQFELDFFKRRKLAPYFLRIYEYTQKAEELGILHQGRGSAANCAVCFCLGITPVDPTEQKMLFSRFMSDARDEWPDVDVDFEHERREEIIQWIYETYGREYAGIVATVTQERHKGAIRDVGKAMGLSEDTIKRLAGAIWSFSEEAFDRQRIIEQGLNPDEPYLYKVLELTQQLMGFPRQLGQHTGGFVIMRCKLSDICPVMNARMENRTQLEWNKDDLEDLGILKVDVLGLGMLTCIRKAFDLAKQHYGLHLTLANVPHDDKKVYDMICEADTLGVFQIESRAQMSMLPRLKPRNFYDLAIEVAIVRPGPIQGDMVHPYLRRRDGIDPIEYPSKAIQEILERTKGVPLFQEQAMQIAIEAAGYTPAEADVLRRNMATFKAKGEVSRHRDKLVKGMVDNGYAEEFASRVFKQLEGFGSYGFPESHAISFAYLVYISCWLKYHYPDVFAAALLNSQPMGFYQPAQIVIDAQKHGVVMRPVDVNYSLWDNTLEEKDGKYCAVRLGFRQVKGLSEEDMQLLVDARGEGYNSINRLSDTGVPQAAIEKLADADAFRSIRLDRREALWEVPALSDKPIGLFNGQPSESTFEGQISLPFMSQAEHVVHDYASTGLSLKAHPVSFVREKLQMLHILETCKLTELKNGDQVKVAGLVTVRQRPGTAKGVLFITIEDETGFANLVVWADKFDQYRKEILQTRLLMVEGKVQIEGKVIHVVVNKCFNLSGLLQKLTPEFKDAPILTLARGDETTAPVPNERNTIPAGENPVNKVFHKGRNFM, encoded by the coding sequence ATGAAATATTCAGAATTACAGGTAACCAGTAATTTTAGCTTTCTGCGTGGCGGATCGCATCCCGAAGAATTGGTGCGGGAAGCCATCAGGCTGGGGTATAAAGCTATTGCCATAACTGATAGAAATACCGTAGCCGGTGTAGTACGTGCGTTTAAAGTTGCAAAGGCCGCAAACGATTCGCAGGATGAGAAAGAGAAAATTCAATTTATACCGGCCTGCCGCCTTGACCTGCTCGACGGTACGTCGTTACTGGCTTACCCTACCAACATCACTGCCTGGGGGCGTTTGTGCGCCTTACTCTCCAAAGGTAACCTGCGGGCCGAAAAAGGGGAGTGCCACCTGTATAAACAGGATGTTTTTGAACATGCTGAAGGTATCAAATTTATAATGGTGCCGCCATCATCGCTCAATTCCCGCTTTGATTTTGACGATGATTTCAAAAAAGATGTTAATGAATATCGTAAGGTGTTCGGGAGTGAGCTTTACATAGCTGCCTGCCGTGCCTATGCGGGTGACGATGCCAAATGGCTCTATCGCATTGCACAATTAAAGGTGCCTATGGTGGCTACCAATAACGTTTATTACCACTTAGCCGAAAGGCGCCGGCTGCAGGATGTTGTAACCTGTGTCCGCGAAAAATGCACCATCCATAATGCAGGATTCAAACTTCATCCCAATGCCGAGCGGCACCTGAAATCGATTGATGAAATGGAGCGGCTTTTCAGGGATTATCCTGATGCCATTGAACGAATTGAGGAAATAACCGGCGCCTGCAATTTTTCGCTCGATGAGTTAAAGTACCTTGAACCTGAATGGAAAAGCCCGGATGGCCGGACTGCCGACGAGCATCTTGCGGAACATACCTGGGCCGGCGCCAAAAAAAGGATGGGCGACAGGATGAAACCGCAGCATTTCGACCAGATACAATTTGAACTGGACTTTTTTAAGCGGCGTAAACTGGCGCCTTATTTTTTGCGGATATATGAATACACGCAAAAAGCGGAAGAGCTGGGCATCCTACACCAGGGGCGCGGTTCGGCAGCCAATTGTGCGGTTTGTTTTTGCCTGGGCATTACACCGGTCGACCCAACTGAACAAAAAATGCTTTTCTCCCGGTTTATGTCTGACGCGAGGGACGAATGGCCCGATGTGGACGTGGATTTTGAGCATGAACGCCGCGAAGAGATCATTCAATGGATATATGAGACCTATGGACGCGAATATGCGGGCATTGTGGCCACTGTAACCCAGGAGAGGCATAAAGGCGCCATTCGTGATGTTGGAAAGGCAATGGGTTTATCAGAAGATACCATTAAACGGCTGGCCGGTGCAATATGGAGTTTTTCGGAGGAGGCCTTTGATCGTCAGCGCATCATCGAACAAGGACTAAATCCGGATGAGCCCTATTTGTATAAGGTACTTGAATTAACACAACAACTAATGGGTTTCCCCAGGCAGTTGGGACAGCACACCGGCGGATTCGTTATCATGCGCTGTAAGCTTTCAGACATTTGCCCGGTAATGAATGCGCGGATGGAAAACCGTACCCAACTGGAATGGAACAAGGACGACCTGGAGGACCTGGGTATTTTAAAGGTAGATGTGCTTGGCCTGGGTATGCTTACCTGTATCCGTAAAGCCTTTGACCTGGCAAAACAGCATTACGGGCTCCATCTGACACTGGCTAATGTACCGCATGACGATAAGAAGGTTTATGATATGATCTGCGAAGCTGATACATTAGGCGTATTCCAGATAGAAAGCCGGGCGCAAATGTCCATGCTCCCGCGTTTAAAACCCCGGAATTTTTATGACCTGGCGATAGAAGTGGCCATTGTACGGCCCGGTCCTATACAAGGCGATATGGTGCATCCATATTTGCGCAGGCGCGATGGCATCGATCCTATCGAATATCCATCAAAGGCTATACAGGAAATATTGGAAAGAACCAAAGGGGTCCCGCTTTTCCAGGAACAGGCAATGCAGATAGCTATAGAAGCCGCGGGGTATACGCCTGCCGAAGCGGATGTATTGCGCCGCAACATGGCAACTTTTAAAGCCAAGGGCGAGGTTAGCCGGCATAGGGATAAACTGGTGAAGGGCATGGTAGATAATGGCTATGCTGAAGAATTTGCCAGCCGGGTTTTTAAACAACTGGAAGGCTTTGGCAGTTATGGATTCCCCGAAAGCCATGCTATTAGCTTTGCCTACCTGGTTTATATTTCATGCTGGCTCAAGTACCATTACCCTGATGTATTTGCTGCCGCTTTACTCAATAGTCAGCCGATGGGCTTTTACCAGCCGGCACAGATCGTCATCGACGCACAAAAACATGGCGTTGTGATGCGGCCTGTAGACGTAAATTATTCGCTGTGGGATAATACGCTGGAAGAAAAAGACGGCAAATATTGCGCGGTACGGTTAGGATTCAGGCAGGTAAAGGGACTGAGCGAAGAGGATATGCAATTACTGGTTGATGCAAGGGGAGAAGGTTACAACAGTATTAACCGGTTAAGCGATACCGGCGTGCCACAAGCGGCCATAGAAAAGCTGGCCGACGCTGATGCTTTTCGTTCCATCCGGCTCGATCGCCGCGAAGCTTTATGGGAAGTACCTGCATTAAGTGATAAGCCTATCGGTTTATTTAACGGGCAACCATCCGAAAGCACTTTTGAAGGGCAGATCAGTTTACCATTTATGTCGCAAGCTGAACATGTGGTGCATGACTATGCCTCGACAGGCTTATCATTGAAGGCACACCCGGTAAGTTTTGTACGTGAAAAACTACAGATGCTGCATATTTTGGAAACCTGTAAGCTAACTGAATTAAAGAACGGCGACCAGGTTAAAGTAGCGGGGCTGGTTACTGTGCGGCAGCGCCCCGGGACCGCTAAAGGTGTTTTATTCATTACTATTGAAGACGAGACCGGTTTTGCTAACCTTGTTGTTTGGGCGGATAAGTTCGATCAGTACCGCAAAGAGATATTACAAACCCGCTTACTGATGGTTGAAGGGAAGGTGCAGATAGAAGGTAAGGTCATCCACGTGGTCGTCAATAAATGTTTTAACCTGTCGGGTTTATTACAAAAACTGACCCCTGAATTCAAGGATGCACCCATACTTACCCTGGCCAGGGGCGATGAAACTACGGCCCCGGTACCCAATGAGCGTAATACCATTCCAGCGGGTGAGAACCCGGTAAATAAAGTATTTCATAAAGGCAGGAATTTTATGTAG